GCTGAGGAGGAAGAAGAAGGAGAAAGAAAAGTACAGtctgcaaaataataatacaaagaAATTATCGAAAATTGAAACCTTGTTGATCTCTGTGTTCTACTCTCTTTTTTCTCTACTTTCTTTTCACCACCACCAAAAAAAATCGACTAAAACCCTGCCGACCGATCGTTCAACGTTCAACTCatcaacaaaaaaaccaaaactaatcCGCAACTAACTGTAACTGCAAACGAAATCAACAATAATTACCAAAACAATCAATataaacacacatacatgcatTCAACCAacaaatatcattaaaatcTAAATTGTTCTactccaaaaacaaaataccaCAAAAAATACTGCTCCTCTACCGTTACTGCTACCGTTACTCTGCTCTGGTTGCTGCTGTTACCGTTATACTCCATGTATCGCTCTATATACCtctatattataaatatatctatatatttatatatctctGTTGCTCTGTCCATGtgtgcatgtgcgtgtgtgtgggtaaaaatacattgcaaaaatatatatatctacataatgaataaacaaaacaaatatctGTGATCcaaactgaaaaatatataccaAATCAATCAATCGAACCTATAAAATGCcttcacacacatgcacaccgACACGGGGACACTCACACAAcgaacccacacacacacaaacaaactcacacacacacacacacgtacagaTGATGaatgtttattatttccatCATCAGGCCGACGAGCTTCTAGGCACTGCCAGTGAGCAATTCCTTGGAAAGAGCGTCAAGGAGATCAAGCAGACGATCCTGCAAACCCTCGAAGGACATTTGAGAGCCATATTGGGTAAGTACTGTCACTAAAACATTGCTAGGTTACCCTTTAAATCCTAATCCCGTGGTGTGAATGGATCGGGGTCACCACGACCTACaacatatcatatcatatccaAATACAGTCGGATCATAGAGTATACCTTCCGGAAACTATAATTTTGGGAGATAGACCGGAAAAAGTCgatagaaaatataatttcccTTTCAGTATACATTTTGTGGGTCACCTTCGTGCACAGCctacaaataatataataattaattcataTATTATAATCTTTTCAGTAAGATTaatgcatacttttgggcatCAAAATGAAAGAGCTTttgttcaataatttattaataaaacgCAAAGAATTAGCtcagatatttattttgtattcgATTTTCATATTGTCCCATATCAtttcaaatatgtttgtacACTAAGGGCTTATTAAACTTGTAATGAGTTATTTCcttgatttcatttaattatagTTGGCATTGTTCTTGCGAGGCAGAACGACTTCTTCTGTATTTTTGAGCTAATTATCtcattgtatatattttaattctgTTGCAATAGTCTATGGTcattcttaattttaatgcttCATTCAGTAGCGATTTGATTCCAAATATTCCAATCTATCTAATCATTTAGATTCAGTTTTATGGCAAACAACTAAATTTGGTAATGGGCAACAAACTTTGAAACGAGTAACATGCACTGCGATCATCACTTCTTGTAATACATATCCATATGGGGCTGATCGAACATATTGATGGCATAGTCCAGTTCGTCCAGCTGTCGTTCGATTGCGATCTTTCGATTGCGCACGCGCAAAGTTGGCTCAGAAACGGGCATACGATTGTATTCCTCGACCAGCTTGCTATACTTTATGTGGGCATCCTGGAGAGCAGCCTGTCTCTCGTTGGGTGTCAACGGTGTGTAGCCTTCGATGGCAGTGGGCGCCTTCTCCTTCTCTCGCTCCTTGGGCCTTCGATCCTCCAAGTGGGTTGGTGGCGGCATTACCTCCATTAACTTCGACTTGCGACTGACTTGAGATCTCTTCGAAGCCGTGGTGCTTCTGGAGGCCACAGTAACGTTCGACTTGATGGTGGCATTCGAGCGCACACTCTCCTGGGAAACGGATCGCTTGGACTTGATGGTCTTTGTGGATGCACTGCTGCGAGCGCTCAAGGGTGCCTCGGGTTCGTTGTTCTCCTGGGCCTGTGTAGACTTTGCCTGGGAGCGACGAGACGCCTGTGATGCCTGAGATGCCCGGGATGCTCCAGACATGCGGGAGCATACCGAAATGCGATCGGCCTGATCACCTTCGCCATGTTTTGGTTGGATTTGGCCATCCGTTTCCGATTGTTGGCCCTGATGTGGAGCAACTGCTTGGCCGTGGTGACCCTCACCAGGCTGCGGCACCGCCTTTGCCTGGTCACCCTGATCAGATGGTGTATTAGTCGGATAGCCGTGATGGCAGGTGCAACCGGAGCAgcatttcctttgcttttgctgATCCTCCCAACCGCCCTGTAGGCGCTCCTGCTCCTTACGTTCCTCCGATTTACGCGTGGTCGAATCGCAACCACAGGAATTTGGTGGCATCCGGCGGCGCATCTCGTTGTGAAAGCCATACGGCTGGGCAAGACCGCCCCGCAGGCGGGGAGACTCATGGGCTCCGTGTAACTGGCGTGGACGACGTTGGACATTGTAGGCATGGGGACGCAACTTCTCCGTGTAGTGCAGGACCACTGGACGCCACAGGGGCACACGACGGGCATTGGCCGCAGCTATACACCTACCATTGGTCTCCATCCTGGACACATTTTGCTTGTTCTCCTGCAGAAAGTCACGACCTCCGCCATGTGATCGCCGTAGTTCGGACATTGTGTCCTTTGTGTCGTGTGTATATCGTTATATCAACTTGCAAATCGATGAAACTggattgaaaatatttgtgtatttattatCACATAAAGAAAACGAGGGAATAGTGAAAATTGATCCGAAAGCTAGAGTGagacgattttttttttcgtgtacGTTCTGGTCGAAGTGGAAAATGAGACTGAACTATTCAGGATCGGGACATTGACATGTGTGGCGAATTTAAGGTCAAGGCCTACTTGGCAACTTACTTTTCTCTACATTTCATTATATCCTTGGTAGCTTCCAGCAATATCTAGCATTCTAAATAACGACTTTATTCCCATTTAAATGTCTGTCAATGTCTATAAGTAGTATTGAATAATAGGTGCAAAATATGAAGTGTGTTATGAATACATTATTATCAAGATGCGAGAGGTTTCTCGAATAACTCGGTGACTATCTCcaattgtaattattattgttcGCGTTACAAGTGTACTACAATATCGAATGTACTTTTCTTTAATGTAGTAAACGATATAAGAGGCAAGTTTCCTATGATTCCTTCCAATCGAATAGCTCGCATTCTCAGCTATCCACAGTTCTATTTGCCTAGACATGTCCACGAC
This Drosophila simulans strain w501 chromosome X, Prin_Dsim_3.1, whole genome shotgun sequence DNA region includes the following protein-coding sequences:
- the LOC6725973 gene encoding uncharacterized protein LOC6725973, which gives rise to MSELRRSHGGGRDFLQENKQNVSRMETNGRCIAAANARRVPLWRPVVLHYTEKLRPHAYNVQRRPRQLHGAHESPRLRGGLAQPYGFHNEMRRRMPPNSCGCDSTTRKSEERKEQERLQGGWEDQQKQRKCCSGCTCHHGYPTNTPSDQGDQAKAVPQPGEGHHGQAVAPHQGQQSETDGQIQPKHGEGDQADRISVCSRMSGASRASQASQASRRSQAKSTQAQENNEPEAPLSARSSASTKTIKSKRSVSQESVRSNATIKSNVTVASRSTTASKRSQVSRKSKLMEVMPPPTHLEDRRPKEREKEKAPTAIEGYTPLTPNERQAALQDAHIKYSKLVEEYNRMPVSEPTLRVRNRKIAIERQLDELDYAINMFDQPHMDMYYKK